The following nucleotide sequence is from Chondrinema litorale.
AACGAGTAATACTTATCAATGGGAATTTGGTAATGGTCAAACTTCTTCAGAGCAAAATCCTGCTGTATTTTTTTATGATGAAGGAGTTTACACAGTTAATTTGCTTATTAGCAATATGGAGAATGGCTGTAGTGCTAATTTAAGCACAAGCATAGTAGTTGAATCTACTGATACCACCGGTATTATTACCAGCCTTGAAGAAGAATTTGACTTCTATCAAATCAATATTTTTCCTAATCCTTTTAAACTTGATTTTGCAATAGAGTTAAATGCGAATAGGCCTATTCAAGATGTACATATTTCATTTTTTAACTCGGTTGGAAAAGTTTTGTATGAGACTACTATAGCAACTGAGGTCGGTTCCAATCAAATTAACATACCGTCTACAACATTGTATACATTGCCTACTGGAATGTATTTGATTAAAATTTCAACACCTACTTTTTTCAGTCAAAATCTAAAAGTTCTTAAAAGATGAAAAGGCTAATTAGTATTGTAACAGTTCTAATATTTTTATTTTCATGTGAAGGTAGGTGGGAAGAAGCCATAAAAGATAGTGATCCACCAGTATTGGCATTTTATAAAAATGGTTCTACAACCGATTCACTAGGAAATGCTTATGAGGTAATAACTGACAGTTTAAAATTGGGAATAAAATCTAATGCAAAAGAATACACTTTTAGTTTTCAAGTAGTTGGAGCCAATTTGAAAAGTATCAATTATCAAAGTGATAAAGGAACATTTATTGAGAATTTAGAAGAAGTAAAAAGTGACTCTATATATACAGTTACCTATGTTCCAGATGAAATATACGGTTTGCATATAGTTGATGTATTCGCATCTAACTCTTTTGGCAAGCAACAGAAAATTACACTAGAACTTTTCATATACGAAAACCTACCACCAGTAGCAGATTTTGAAGTAATTGAAAAAGGAGTGATTCGCACATTACATTATCAGGTAGATGCTTCCTCTTCTTTAGATCTAGATGCGCAATATGGAGGCTACATTACAGAGTATCTATTTACTATAGATGGTATAGAAATTCAAAGAAATAAAAGTGTTGTAGACTTTATTTTTCAAGAGTTAGGTCAGTATGAAATAAAACTGAAAGTAAAAGATAATGATGATGCCTGGAGTGAGGAAAAATCCATAAAAATCACACTTTAATTTTAAAGCTATGAGGATAAAAATAATTCAAGTTATTCTATTAATCGTCACTATTTCTTTTTTTTCAAATGCTGAACTGTTGGCACAAAGAAAAAAATATAAACCTGATAAAAGGAAAGGGTTTAAAGGATATAATGAACGTAAGATAAATAAAAGGCGGCAGCAGGTTTTAGGTGAAAAGCAAGTGTTTTTTTATCATAATCAAGGTATAAAGTCATTCTCTATTCAGGGCCTTCAAGGCACAAAAACAACAATGTTTTCTTTGAGCTATATGCAGTATTTTGCAGATAGATTATCTGCCAAATTGATGTTGTCTTATGAATATGGAAATCCATTTCAGGTTTCTTATGAGGGGTACTACTTTAAGCTACTAGGACAGTATAGTGTACTTAGTATTAAAGATAAGTTTTTTGTAAACCCTTATTTGGGAGGCATAGTTGTATATGATGATTATGTTGCTTCAGAAGTACTGAATGAAAAAATTAATTATGGTGTTACCGGTGGATTAGAAGTGGAGTATACTTTTGGTAAATTAGCTCTTTTGGCTAGTGTAGAGCAGCAATATGTGAAAGGTGTAGGACGAAAGTTTTTAGGAGGTGGTGTAAGAGTATTTTTTTAATTTTTGAGAAACTTTATAGACTTTTACATATATCAAAAATAACTTTGAAAACAATTCTGAAAATCAATAAACTTCAATAAATTAAGATATGGAATTAATAAAAATATACAAAGGGAATTTAGTGGATGCTAGAGAACTGCATCAATTTTTAGAAAGTAAAAGAGACTTTTCAAACTGGATTACTCAAAGGATAAATAGATACGGATTTATAGATGGTGAAGACTTTACAACAAATTTGTTGAAAAGTACTGGAGGGCGTCCTAGCAAAGAATATTATCTTACTTTTGATATGGCCAAAGAACTAGCTATGGTCGAAAATAATGATAGAGGTAGACAAGCTAGAAGATATTTTATTGAGGCTGAACAAGCTTTAATGCAATTAAGGCAAAATGAAAGATTAGAAAGTTTTTTGAAACTAGAAGAGTCCAAAGATAATCTCTATATTAATATCCAAAATATTGGAGGGTCTCATGCCGATTTTGTGCAAGTAGACTTAGATGGTAGAAAAGTGTTTTTTAATGGAGAACCATTACCTGATGAACAGTTACACGAAATGCTATTAAAAGCACGAGATTTTGCTATTGCAATGACCAACGATAATTTTAAATCAGATATTAGAAATCTTAAAGATGCTACATTTTTTCATAAAAGAAACCATGCTGATGTAAGAGATCTACTGAAACAGAATACAGGAAAGTTGCCAGAAGAAATAGATCCTGAAGATGACATTAAACAAATCGGGCAATAAGAATAATTTTTGAGAGAAACAATAAAAAGAATATCAATCAGATCATTAATAATTTTGCTACTTTTGAACAAGTAAGAAAAAACAGTAGGGCACTATCTTAAAAGTATTTTTAATCTTTAAAAAATAAGTGATGAAGCCCTATAAAATATTTGAGAAGAAGTTTGTAGATGCCAGAGAGTTATACACTTTTTTAGAAGTTAAATCTGAATTTTATAATTGGATAAAAACTGCCATTAGCAATCTCAAACTTAAAGAAGGTTTAGACTATTTATACCTCGATCCAAATACCCAACAAAATGCCAAATGCGATTTAATACAATATATGCTTTTAGCAGATAAAGCTAA
It contains:
- a CDS encoding antA/AntB antirepressor family protein, which produces MELIKIYKGNLVDARELHQFLESKRDFSNWITQRINRYGFIDGEDFTTNLLKSTGGRPSKEYYLTFDMAKELAMVENNDRGRQARRYFIEAEQALMQLRQNERLESFLKLEESKDNLYINIQNIGGSHADFVQVDLDGRKVFFNGEPLPDEQLHEMLLKARDFAIAMTNDNFKSDIRNLKDATFFHKRNHADVRDLLKQNTGKLPEEIDPEDDIKQIGQ